The following proteins are co-located in the Candidatus Polarisedimenticolia bacterium genome:
- a CDS encoding carboxymuconolactone decarboxylase family protein — translation MAPKLPGSYRRMQKSQKAIMKAYEDLGEACAEAGPLSPRERALVKIGLSTGARLEGGLHSHVRKALEAGVEPEAIRQAVFLALPTLGLPTMMAALTWVEDVLGKQKD, via the coding sequence ATGGCACCCAAACTGCCCGGCTCCTACCGCAGGATGCAGAAATCGCAGAAAGCCATCATGAAGGCGTACGAGGATCTGGGTGAAGCGTGCGCCGAGGCAGGGCCTCTCTCGCCGCGCGAGCGCGCCCTGGTGAAGATCGGCCTGTCCACGGGGGCCCGCCTCGAGGGAGGACTGCACTCGCATGTCCGCAAGGCGCTCGAGGCGGGGGTCGAGCCGGAAGCGATCCGGCAGGCGGTCTTCCTGGCGCTGCCGACACTCGGACTCCCGACGATGATGGCGGCGCTCACCTGGGTCGAGGACGTTCTCGGCAAACAGAAAGATTGA
- a CDS encoding protein kinase translates to MVLKPGSRLGPYEIIAAIGAGGMGEVWKARDSRLDREVAVKILPARFAHNAQFLARFEREAKVISSLNHPNVCVLHDVGMIPAGEVPGAVAEAGDPNLHYLVMELVEGESVGERLKRGPMPLSEVLRIGAQVAEALDAAHRKGIIHRDLKPDNVMLSRSGAKLLDFGLARAADEGSGVVEGLTSIPTEVKQITMQGAILGTFQYMAPEQLEGMEAGPRTDIFALGTLLYEMATGTKAFTGTTKTSLIAAIVSSQPQPVSSTIASTPPALDYVIRRCLEKHPDDRWQSAKDVAGQLRWISEAGSQAGQAPAVAARRRLDRRILIGMAVAGWLATALLGWLLLSGPRVAETRPPLRAELLPPPGVEISGVLNGTPVLDPAGTRVVFRGRPREGAMRLYLREIATGGIRPLENTEGATFPFWSPDGRWIAFFADGKLRKIPSAGGPVQILCDARDGRGGSWGSAGTIVFAPEIQGPLMQVSEGGGRPAVVTKISDSTITHRNPHFLPDGKSFLFTERDSDGDAVGHIAMASLSEPQPRLVVEQASNPQYAGGYLLFVRDGNLVAMRLDLSTGKVEGSPTVVSEEIEYYNPRDLGSFTVSATGCLVYRHHQWRKTQMAWLDASGRKVESIGDPGYYQTQIPAPTILRGGRAAILKNGGEDTDRDIWIMDLTRGQMVRSTFENADGLMSGVLSPDGNRLAVSAPAGVGALRKATWIQPASGSGKQETVLPESPFYVQDWSSDGRYLIGIVQRSGTGFDVAWVDLKGAKSTEILLGSRFNETSPSTSPDGRWLAWISNESGKAEVYLTDFPAATQKWQVSSGGLFIQGNSIPFWAPDGSKIYFSTTDGLMQAEIGSPAAPGPGKPSFVYHNGSDVPELFSLLATDGRRFLGMIYVEAGSVEPLRLVLNWKQALQD, encoded by the coding sequence ATGGTCCTCAAGCCCGGTTCGCGACTCGGTCCCTACGAGATCATCGCGGCGATCGGCGCCGGCGGCATGGGAGAAGTCTGGAAGGCGCGCGACTCGCGCCTGGATCGTGAGGTCGCGGTCAAGATCCTCCCGGCGCGCTTCGCCCACAACGCGCAATTCCTCGCACGCTTCGAGCGCGAGGCCAAGGTCATCTCCTCCCTGAACCATCCCAACGTCTGCGTGCTGCACGACGTCGGCATGATCCCGGCGGGAGAGGTCCCCGGGGCGGTGGCGGAGGCTGGAGACCCGAATCTCCACTACCTCGTGATGGAATTGGTGGAAGGAGAATCGGTCGGCGAGCGGCTCAAGCGCGGCCCCATGCCGCTGTCCGAGGTCCTGCGGATCGGCGCGCAAGTCGCCGAGGCGCTGGACGCCGCGCACCGCAAGGGAATCATCCATCGCGATCTGAAGCCCGACAACGTCATGCTGAGCCGCTCGGGAGCGAAGCTCCTCGATTTCGGCCTGGCCCGCGCCGCGGATGAAGGCTCCGGCGTGGTGGAGGGACTCACCAGCATCCCGACCGAGGTCAAGCAGATCACCATGCAGGGGGCGATCCTCGGCACCTTCCAGTACATGGCCCCGGAGCAGCTGGAGGGAATGGAGGCGGGACCGCGCACCGACATCTTCGCGCTCGGGACGCTGCTGTACGAGATGGCGACGGGAACGAAGGCGTTCACGGGAACCACGAAGACGAGCCTGATCGCCGCCATCGTCTCCTCCCAGCCCCAGCCCGTCTCCAGCACGATTGCCTCCACGCCGCCGGCGCTGGACTACGTGATCCGCCGCTGCCTGGAGAAGCATCCCGACGATCGCTGGCAGTCGGCCAAGGATGTCGCGGGACAGCTGCGTTGGATCTCCGAGGCAGGATCGCAGGCGGGCCAGGCTCCCGCGGTGGCGGCGCGGCGGCGCCTCGATCGCCGCATCCTCATCGGCATGGCGGTGGCCGGATGGCTGGCGACGGCCCTGCTCGGCTGGCTCCTGCTTTCCGGCCCGCGCGTGGCCGAGACGCGGCCCCCGCTGCGCGCCGAGCTACTGCCGCCCCCCGGAGTCGAGATTAGTGGCGTGCTGAATGGCACGCCCGTGCTCGACCCCGCGGGCACTCGGGTCGTGTTCAGGGGCAGGCCCCGCGAGGGGGCGATGCGTCTCTATCTCAGGGAAATCGCCACGGGGGGGATTCGACCGCTGGAAAACACCGAAGGCGCGACCTTTCCCTTCTGGTCTCCCGATGGTCGCTGGATCGCTTTCTTCGCCGACGGGAAGCTGCGCAAAATCCCAAGCGCCGGGGGGCCGGTGCAGATCCTCTGCGACGCCCGCGACGGGCGGGGAGGAAGCTGGGGCAGCGCCGGCACGATCGTCTTCGCCCCCGAGATCCAGGGCCCCTTGATGCAGGTTTCCGAAGGGGGCGGAAGGCCCGCCGTCGTGACGAAAATCTCGGATTCGACGATCACCCACCGCAACCCGCATTTTCTTCCCGACGGCAAGAGCTTCCTTTTCACCGAGCGGGACAGCGACGGCGATGCGGTGGGGCACATCGCCATGGCGTCGCTCAGCGAGCCACAGCCACGGCTGGTGGTGGAGCAGGCGTCGAATCCACAATACGCCGGCGGCTACCTGCTGTTCGTTCGCGACGGCAATCTCGTGGCGATGCGCCTGGATCTCTCCACCGGGAAGGTCGAAGGCTCCCCGACCGTCGTGTCGGAGGAGATCGAGTATTACAACCCTCGCGACCTCGGAAGTTTCACGGTCTCCGCGACGGGCTGTCTCGTCTATCGCCACCACCAGTGGAGAAAGACGCAGATGGCCTGGCTGGATGCGTCGGGAAGGAAGGTCGAGTCGATTGGCGATCCCGGCTATTACCAGACGCAGATTCCCGCACCGACCATCCTCCGGGGCGGCCGGGCCGCCATCCTCAAGAACGGAGGCGAGGACACCGATCGAGATATCTGGATCATGGACCTGACGCGCGGCCAGATGGTGCGCTCCACCTTCGAGAACGCCGACGGCCTCATGAGCGGGGTCCTGTCGCCGGACGGCAATCGCCTCGCGGTGTCGGCGCCGGCCGGCGTCGGTGCGCTCCGGAAAGCCACCTGGATCCAGCCGGCGTCCGGAAGCGGCAAGCAGGAGACTGTTCTCCCGGAATCCCCCTTCTACGTCCAGGACTGGTCCTCCGACGGTCGCTATCTGATCGGTATCGTCCAGCGCTCGGGCACCGGCTTCGACGTTGCCTGGGTGGATCTGAAGGGCGCGAAATCCACGGAGATCCTCCTGGGCTCGCGCTTCAACGAGACCTCCCCCAGCACATCGCCCGACGGGAGGTGGCTTGCGTGGATTTCGAATGAATCGGGAAAGGCCGAGGTCTATCTGACCGATTTCCCCGCCGCGACCCAGAAATGGCAGGTCTCATCCGGGGGCCTCTTCATTCAGGGCAACTCTATCCCCTTCTGGGCACCCGACGGCTCGAAGATCTATTTCTCCACCACGGACGGTCTCATGCAGGCGGAGATCGGCAGCCCGGCCGCGCCCGGACCCGGCAAGCCGAGCTTCGTTTATCACAACGGTTCCGACGTGCCCGAGCTCTTCTCACTTCTGGCGACGGACGGCCGGCGGTTCCTGGGGATGATCTACGTCGAAGCCGGCAGCGTGGAGCCGCTGCGGCTCGTGCTCAACTGGAAACAGGCGCTGCAGGATTGA
- a CDS encoding CBS domain-containing protein: MRLAEPARVAPDAPLSETVQAMRSAAIGCALVCEGRKVVGILTERDVLNKIVGTQVDLGAPVRDFMTPDPGTLRPEDTLADAIHLMTEKGFRHVPLVDAHGLDAGVVCAKDLIEYIADHFPAEVVNLPPRLHQVMRKQEGG; the protein is encoded by the coding sequence TTGCGGCTCGCCGAGCCGGCGAGGGTGGCTCCGGACGCGCCCCTGTCGGAGACGGTACAGGCGATGCGCTCGGCCGCCATCGGCTGCGCGCTGGTGTGCGAGGGCAGGAAGGTCGTGGGCATCCTGACCGAGCGCGACGTGCTGAACAAGATCGTGGGAACGCAGGTGGATCTCGGGGCGCCCGTGCGGGATTTCATGACGCCGGATCCGGGGACGCTGCGACCAGAGGACACCCTGGCCGACGCCATCCACCTGATGACCGAGAAAGGATTCCGGCACGTGCCGCTGGTCGACGCGCACGGGCTCGATGCCGGAGTCGTCTGCGCCAAGGACCTGATTGAATACATCGCCGATCACTTCCCCGCGGAGGTCGTCAATCTGCCGCCGCGGCTGCATCAGGTGATGCGGAAGCAAGAAGGCGGCTAA
- a CDS encoding 2-oxoacid:acceptor oxidoreductase subunit alpha codes for MSTQTRVKETPHEVQELETVVIRFVGDSGDGMQLTGTQFADTTAIVGNDLATLPDFPAEIRAPAGTLPGVSGYQISFSSQDIRTPGDAPGVLVCMNPAALKTNLADLEDGGILILDTDAFTQGNLNKAGYKTNPLKDGSLAGYRTFEIPLTTLTLRAIGETTLGSRQATRCKNFFALGLVFWLYERPVDYTETWIKDKFKGNQEVARANLAALQAGYNFAETTEIFTTHYRVTKARLAPGTYRKITGNEATAIGCVAAAMQAGRPLFYGSYPITPASDILHELSRFKNFPVKTFQAEDEISAIGAAIGASYGGSLGLTGTSGPGVALKSEAIGLAVMTELPLVIIDVQRGGPSTGLPTKTEQADLLQAVYGRNSECPAAVVAPATPAECFTFAVEAFRIAIKYMTPVFYLSDGYLANGAEPWKIPEIKDLPRIDVHFAMDKATFQPYKRDPKTLARPWAIPGTPGLEHRIGGLEKEDVTGNVSYDPLNHHKMVRLRAEKIAGIANDIPELEVFGGDSGKVLVLGWGSTYGSITTAVERMRARKASVSSAHLRYLNPFPRNLGEVLRRFEKVLIPELNLGQLQWMVRARYLVDAVGLNKVQGKPFMVSEIIHKIEELL; via the coding sequence GTGAGCACCCAGACGCGAGTGAAGGAAACTCCTCACGAAGTCCAGGAGCTTGAAACCGTCGTCATCCGGTTCGTCGGGGACTCCGGTGACGGCATGCAGCTGACGGGCACGCAGTTCGCGGACACCACGGCCATCGTGGGCAACGATCTGGCGACGCTGCCCGATTTCCCCGCGGAGATCCGCGCCCCGGCCGGAACGCTGCCGGGAGTGAGCGGCTACCAGATCAGCTTCTCGTCCCAGGACATCCGCACTCCCGGCGATGCCCCCGGGGTCCTGGTCTGCATGAACCCGGCGGCGCTGAAGACCAACCTGGCCGATCTCGAGGATGGCGGCATCCTGATCCTCGACACCGACGCCTTCACCCAGGGCAACCTGAACAAGGCAGGCTACAAGACCAATCCGCTGAAGGACGGCAGCCTGGCGGGCTACCGGACCTTCGAGATTCCGCTCACCACCCTGACGCTGCGCGCCATCGGAGAGACGACGCTGGGATCGCGCCAGGCGACCCGCTGTAAGAACTTCTTCGCACTGGGGCTGGTCTTCTGGCTCTACGAGCGCCCGGTGGACTACACCGAGACCTGGATCAAGGACAAGTTCAAAGGCAACCAGGAGGTGGCACGGGCCAACCTGGCGGCGCTGCAGGCGGGCTACAACTTCGCCGAGACCACGGAGATTTTCACCACCCACTACCGGGTCACCAAGGCCAGGCTGGCCCCCGGGACCTATCGCAAGATCACCGGCAACGAGGCGACGGCGATCGGCTGCGTGGCGGCGGCGATGCAGGCGGGGCGACCGCTGTTCTACGGCTCCTATCCGATCACGCCGGCCAGCGACATCCTGCACGAGCTGTCCCGCTTCAAGAATTTCCCGGTGAAGACCTTCCAGGCGGAAGACGAGATTTCCGCCATCGGAGCGGCGATTGGCGCCTCGTACGGCGGGTCGCTGGGTCTCACCGGCACCAGCGGACCCGGCGTGGCGCTGAAGAGCGAGGCTATCGGTCTGGCGGTGATGACCGAGCTTCCCCTGGTGATTATCGACGTGCAGCGCGGCGGCCCCAGCACCGGCCTGCCCACCAAGACCGAGCAGGCCGATCTGCTGCAGGCGGTGTACGGCCGCAACAGCGAGTGCCCGGCGGCGGTGGTCGCCCCGGCAACGCCGGCGGAGTGCTTCACCTTCGCCGTGGAGGCGTTCCGCATCGCCATCAAGTACATGACGCCGGTCTTCTACCTTTCCGACGGCTACCTGGCGAACGGGGCGGAGCCCTGGAAGATTCCGGAGATCAAGGACCTGCCGCGCATCGACGTGCATTTCGCCATGGACAAGGCGACCTTCCAGCCCTACAAGCGCGACCCCAAGACTCTGGCACGCCCCTGGGCGATTCCCGGGACGCCCGGGCTTGAGCACCGCATCGGAGGGCTGGAGAAGGAGGACGTCACCGGCAACGTCAGCTACGACCCGCTCAACCATCACAAAATGGTGCGGCTGCGCGCGGAGAAGATTGCGGGCATCGCCAATGACATCCCGGAGCTGGAGGTGTTCGGTGGCGACAGCGGCAAGGTACTGGTCCTGGGATGGGGCAGCACCTACGGGTCGATCACCACGGCGGTTGAGAGGATGCGGGCGAGGAAGGCATCGGTTTCCTCCGCGCACCTGCGATATCTCAACCCCTTCCCGCGCAACCTGGGAGAGGTGCTGCGCCGCTTCGAGAAAGTCTTGATTCCAGAGCTGAACCTGGGCCAGCTCCAGTGGATGGTCCGCGCCCGCTACCTGGTGGATGCGGTGGGGCTCAACAAGGTCCAGGGGAAGCCATTCATGGTCTCCGAGATCATCCACAAGATCGAAGAGCTGTTGTGA
- a CDS encoding 2-oxoacid:ferredoxin oxidoreductase subunit beta → MSQNDSTGAGLLEPPKLTRQDFVSDQTVRWCPGCGDYSILAQVQKVMPDLGIPKEKIVFVSGIGCSSRFPYYMNTYGFHSIHGRAATLATGLKTARPDLSVWVVTGDGDGLSIGGNHLIHCLRRNLDIKIMLFNNRIYGLTKGQYSPTSEFGKKTKSSPFGTAEQPINPICVAIASEATFVARSLDVDPAHLSKSVEKAAKHKGTAFLEIYQNCNIFNDAAFEDFTSREVRSDRMLYLEHGHPMIFGKNHDKGIRLNGLEPEVVTLGENGVSEKDLLVHDESAAEPTLAYLLSRMTYPEFPVPVGVFYRAQRPCFEEILEKQGKDIAAKVGPGNLEKLIRGGETWTVT, encoded by the coding sequence ATGTCACAGAACGATTCGACCGGTGCGGGGCTGCTGGAGCCCCCGAAGCTGACCCGGCAGGACTTCGTCAGCGATCAGACGGTGCGCTGGTGCCCGGGGTGCGGTGATTATTCGATCCTGGCGCAGGTGCAGAAGGTGATGCCCGATCTGGGCATCCCCAAGGAGAAGATCGTCTTCGTCTCGGGGATCGGCTGCTCCAGCCGCTTCCCTTATTACATGAACACCTACGGCTTCCACAGCATCCACGGCCGAGCCGCCACCCTGGCCACCGGATTGAAGACGGCGCGCCCCGACCTGTCGGTCTGGGTGGTGACCGGCGACGGCGACGGGCTGAGCATCGGTGGGAACCACCTGATCCACTGCCTGCGCCGCAACCTCGACATCAAGATCATGCTGTTCAACAACCGGATCTACGGGCTGACCAAGGGGCAGTACTCGCCCACCTCGGAGTTCGGCAAGAAGACCAAGTCCTCCCCGTTCGGCACCGCCGAGCAGCCGATCAACCCGATCTGCGTGGCGATCGCCTCGGAGGCGACCTTCGTGGCGCGCAGCCTCGACGTCGACCCGGCGCACCTTTCCAAGTCGGTGGAGAAGGCGGCGAAGCACAAGGGGACCGCCTTCCTGGAGATTTACCAGAACTGCAACATCTTCAACGACGCGGCCTTCGAGGATTTCACCAGCCGCGAGGTGCGCTCCGATCGGATGCTCTACCTGGAGCATGGTCACCCGATGATCTTCGGCAAGAACCACGACAAAGGAATCCGGCTCAACGGGCTGGAGCCCGAGGTGGTCACGCTCGGCGAGAACGGCGTCAGCGAGAAAGACCTCCTGGTGCATGACGAGTCCGCCGCGGAGCCGACGCTCGCCTACCTGCTGTCGCGCATGACCTATCCCGAGTTCCCGGTGCCGGTGGGGGTCTTCTACCGGGCGCAGCGCCCCTGCTTCGAGGAGATCCTGGAGAAGCAGGGGAAGGACATCGCCGCGAAGGTCGGCCCGGGAAACCTGGAGAAGCTGATTCGGGGCGGCGAGACCTGGACGGTGACCTAG
- a CDS encoding CBS domain-containing protein encodes MICPDCGTDNIQGVDNCDECGQDLRSLDIPLPKDGLQQTLLETTLREVGLLPPNVVSPEDSVLDAVRMMQQTRHGSVLVVDGGKLVGIFTERDVLDRIAGETVDLAALPVGVVMTRRPQYLTEEDALAYAVHRMAVGHYRHIPVIRDGHPVGFVSIRGVLKFLADRLE; translated from the coding sequence TTGATTTGCCCCGATTGCGGGACCGACAACATCCAGGGCGTCGACAACTGCGACGAGTGCGGGCAGGACCTGCGCTCGCTCGACATCCCGCTCCCCAAGGACGGATTGCAGCAGACGCTCCTGGAGACCACGCTCCGGGAGGTCGGCCTGCTGCCCCCCAACGTCGTCTCCCCCGAGGATTCGGTCCTCGATGCCGTGCGCATGATGCAGCAGACGCGCCACGGCAGCGTCCTGGTCGTGGATGGGGGAAAGCTGGTGGGAATCTTCACGGAGCGCGACGTTCTGGACCGGATTGCCGGGGAGACGGTCGACCTCGCGGCCCTGCCGGTCGGGGTGGTCATGACGCGCCGCCCCCAGTACCTCACCGAGGAGGACGCGCTCGCCTACGCCGTGCACCGGATGGCGGTGGGGCACTATCGCCACATCCCCGTCATTCGCGACGGCCATCCCGTCGGCTTCGTCTCGATTCGCGGCGTCCTCAAGTTCCTGGCAGACCGGCTCGAATAG
- a CDS encoding RNA polymerase sigma factor, with translation MEGDPEAVRAVRRLILDVLRTHSKELKPYWDDLVLEVCAQAWQRARKGSEEIRNLEGLVVRITHARVVDLHRLRSRWRMEDGAVDHLASTANPNPGPYEDVLRAETSHIVSAMIAAADERTRVIWRLLYFEGLKYREAAARLGLPEGTLKRLVHESLRAAAARFAGLRTEGGKK, from the coding sequence GTGGAGGGAGATCCGGAAGCCGTCAGAGCCGTTCGCCGGCTCATCCTGGACGTCCTGAGGACTCACTCGAAGGAACTGAAACCTTACTGGGACGACCTTGTCCTGGAGGTGTGTGCCCAGGCTTGGCAACGAGCCAGAAAGGGATCGGAAGAGATTCGGAATCTGGAGGGTCTGGTCGTGCGCATCACCCACGCCCGGGTCGTCGATCTGCACCGGCTCCGGTCGCGCTGGCGGATGGAAGACGGCGCCGTGGACCATCTCGCCTCGACGGCCAACCCGAACCCGGGGCCCTACGAGGACGTCCTCCGAGCGGAGACCTCGCATATCGTGAGCGCCATGATTGCGGCGGCCGACGAGCGCACCAGGGTCATCTGGAGATTGCTGTACTTCGAAGGCCTGAAGTATCGTGAGGCCGCCGCCCGTCTGGGCCTGCCTGAGGGGACTTTGAAGCGCCTGGTGCACGAGAGCCTGCGCGCCGCCGCGGCGCGGTTCGCTGGATTGCGGACCGAAGGCGGCAAGAAATGA
- a CDS encoding CHAT domain-containing tetratricopeptide repeat protein produces the protein MLARANLLEHEARQGADSIDMAEALGLLVETRWRRYEVDDEALEQAHRAVAIHERLLKSDDARLATSLTNLCRILTLKTEYETARPICERALAVAEKAPGTERMEVAESLRALADLLYWLGDYEESGRLYERALGILQKEFGADHPRVARCLWDWSETPYEMGDYKAAKDAVERAQTIQEKTLRADHPELGDTYSTMGNILWYLDDLAEATRLRERALAIAELSYGPDSLETAALLYNLAIARANYDEDYPEAHRLLTRVNGIYERVLGPDNSLLLGYGQRFLGTVLRKSGDYTEAERLFRGCLEGMERTGRLESHQGAFVLLELGKVNSAQGNHAGASLNLHRALAIMEQVHGPDHPHVAETLITLGQNHQAVGEFAQAEALFRRALRIYEKQTPDGDGVAWALTNIANALRDTGRPTEAMPLFERALAIRERTFGPAHPVVAWNLDHFAEALVLGGESAKGLALALRAEEIGRDHLSLTARALPERQALRYAAVRQTGLDLALSVAASGGDSSLAGRAWDALVRSRALVTDEMSARHRAGSEAESIEIGPYYAALAAARQRLADLVVHGPSGDRPELFRSQLDSRRREKELAEEALAEKSAAFRSERAWEDAGLKEVRSALPPRSALVAFARYMQRERKKPIDGTDRSTLTYVAFVMLAGGEPHLVRIGPATEVDSLVARWRQAIARGDSGQASKNLEADYRAAGAALRRKIWDVVAVHLGQSRSVFVVPDGTLHLVNLSALPSDGGHYLVETGPLIHYLSAERDLVSASEKGKGEGILALGGPDFDARTPFAAGVEGPAQAKAVGPAKVASRASYLGKRSACGDFQSMRFEPLPGSRREVSEVVDLWKQRNDKSPRARLIGAQATEAAFKAQAPGRQVIHLATHGFFLGGSCASALDVTRLHGDPELGQDQPVIGENPLLLSGLALAGANHRASAGPNEDDGVLTAEEVAAMDLSGVDWVVLSACDTGVGEYMAGEGIFGLRRAFQVAGARTVITSLWSVQDEATHTWMRNLYKERLEGASTAEAVRNASRRMIASLRQSGLPAHPYFWGGFVAVGGWK, from the coding sequence ATGCTGGCTCGGGCCAACCTCCTCGAGCACGAGGCACGCCAAGGTGCGGATTCGATCGACATGGCAGAGGCACTGGGCCTTCTCGTCGAGACGCGATGGCGTCGCTACGAGGTGGATGACGAAGCGCTCGAGCAGGCGCACAGGGCGGTCGCGATCCATGAGCGGCTGCTCAAATCCGATGATGCGCGTCTGGCGACGAGCCTGACCAATCTGTGCCGGATCCTCACCCTGAAAACGGAATATGAAACCGCAAGACCGATCTGCGAGCGCGCTCTGGCGGTGGCAGAGAAGGCCCCGGGCACGGAGCGTATGGAGGTGGCCGAGAGCCTGAGAGCGCTCGCGGACCTCCTTTATTGGCTCGGTGACTACGAGGAATCCGGGCGCCTCTACGAGCGCGCTCTGGGCATTCTTCAGAAGGAATTCGGCGCGGACCATCCGAGGGTTGCGCGTTGTTTGTGGGATTGGTCCGAAACTCCCTACGAGATGGGCGATTACAAGGCCGCGAAAGACGCCGTCGAGCGCGCCCAAACCATCCAGGAGAAGACCTTGCGCGCCGATCATCCGGAGCTGGGCGACACGTATTCCACGATGGGGAACATCCTCTGGTACCTCGACGATCTGGCCGAGGCAACGCGACTGCGCGAGCGCGCCCTGGCCATCGCAGAGCTGAGCTATGGGCCGGACAGTCTGGAAACCGCGGCGCTCCTTTACAACCTGGCCATAGCGCGGGCCAATTATGATGAAGACTACCCCGAGGCGCACAGGCTTCTCACGCGGGTCAATGGCATCTACGAGAGGGTCCTCGGCCCGGATAACAGCCTTCTTCTAGGGTACGGCCAGAGATTCCTCGGCACGGTTCTCAGAAAATCCGGCGATTACACGGAAGCGGAGCGCCTTTTCCGAGGGTGTCTTGAAGGCATGGAAAGGACAGGCCGTCTGGAAAGTCATCAGGGGGCATTTGTTCTCCTCGAACTCGGGAAGGTGAATTCTGCGCAGGGGAATCACGCCGGTGCATCGCTGAACCTCCATCGTGCGCTGGCCATCATGGAGCAGGTACACGGTCCCGACCATCCCCACGTCGCGGAGACCCTGATCACCCTCGGACAGAATCACCAGGCCGTGGGGGAATTTGCGCAGGCTGAGGCGCTGTTCCGGAGGGCGTTGCGGATCTACGAAAAACAGACTCCCGATGGCGACGGAGTTGCCTGGGCTCTCACCAACATCGCCAATGCGCTCCGGGATACGGGCCGGCCCACCGAGGCAATGCCGCTCTTCGAAAGGGCCCTGGCCATTCGCGAGAGGACGTTCGGTCCGGCGCATCCGGTGGTGGCTTGGAACCTCGACCATTTTGCAGAGGCCCTCGTCCTCGGTGGTGAGAGCGCGAAGGGGCTTGCGCTGGCTCTGCGGGCGGAGGAGATCGGAAGAGACCATCTGAGCCTGACGGCCCGCGCGCTTCCCGAGCGTCAGGCCCTTCGCTACGCGGCGGTCAGACAGACCGGTCTGGACCTGGCGCTCTCCGTTGCCGCGTCGGGCGGCGACTCATCGCTGGCAGGACGAGCATGGGACGCCCTGGTTCGTTCCCGTGCCCTGGTGACAGACGAGATGTCGGCACGGCACCGGGCCGGGAGCGAAGCGGAGTCAATCGAGATCGGTCCCTACTACGCGGCGCTGGCCGCCGCCCGGCAGCGTCTGGCCGACCTGGTGGTCCACGGCCCGTCCGGGGACAGGCCCGAACTATTCCGATCTCAGCTCGACAGCAGACGCCGGGAAAAGGAGCTGGCCGAAGAAGCCCTCGCCGAGAAGAGCGCGGCGTTTCGCAGCGAGCGCGCCTGGGAAGACGCGGGGTTGAAGGAGGTCCGATCGGCGCTCCCGCCACGCAGCGCCCTGGTGGCTTTCGCACGCTACATGCAGCGCGAGCGAAAGAAACCGATCGACGGCACCGATCGTTCCACGCTCACCTACGTGGCGTTTGTGATGCTGGCCGGCGGCGAACCGCATCTGGTCCGTATCGGCCCGGCCACCGAGGTCGACTCCCTCGTCGCTCGCTGGAGGCAGGCGATAGCCCGCGGCGACAGCGGGCAGGCTTCCAAGAACCTGGAAGCGGACTACCGGGCGGCGGGAGCGGCCTTGAGGCGGAAAATCTGGGATGTCGTCGCAGTCCATCTGGGCCAATCGAGGAGTGTCTTCGTTGTTCCGGATGGTACGCTGCATCTGGTGAACCTGAGCGCGCTTCCGTCAGACGGCGGGCATTACCTCGTCGAGACGGGACCCCTGATTCATTATCTTTCCGCGGAGCGGGACCTGGTTTCGGCATCGGAGAAGGGAAAAGGAGAAGGGATCCTGGCGCTGGGCGGCCCGGATTTTGACGCGCGCACGCCCTTCGCGGCCGGGGTGGAAGGTCCGGCGCAGGCGAAAGCCGTCGGGCCGGCCAAGGTCGCGAGCCGGGCTTCCTATCTGGGCAAACGCTCGGCGTGCGGTGACTTTCAGTCCATGCGATTCGAGCCGCTTCCGGGCTCGAGGCGGGAGGTCAGCGAGGTCGTGGATCTTTGGAAGCAGAGAAATGATAAGTCACCACGGGCTCGCCTCATCGGAGCGCAGGCGACCGAAGCGGCATTCAAGGCGCAGGCTCCGGGCCGTCAGGTGATTCATCTGGCGACCCATGGTTTTTTCCTTGGAGGGTCGTGTGCCTCGGCTCTGGACGTCACGCGGCTTCACGGGGATCCCGAGCTGGGGCAGGACCAGCCCGTGATCGGAGAAAACCCCCTCCTGCTGTCCGGTCTGGCGCTTGCCGGCGCCAATCATCGGGCATCCGCAGGCCCCAATGAGGACGATGGAGTGCTCACCGCCGAGGAGGTCGCGGCCATGGACCTCTCCGGTGTGGACTGGGTCGTATTGTCGGCCTGTGACACGGGAGTCGGGGAATACATGGCCGGAGAAGGCATATTCGGACTGCGAAGGGCCTTCCAGGTTGCCGGGGCCCGCACCGTGATCACGAGCCTGTGGTCCGTGCAGGACGAGGCAACGCACACCTGGATGCGCAATCTCTATAAGGAGCGCCTGGAAGGCGCCTCCACGGCCGAGGCTGTGAGAAACGCCAGCCGCCGGATGATCGCGAGCCTGAGGCAGAGCGGTCTTCCCGCTCACCCCTACTTCTGGGGAGGCTTCGTGGCCGTGGGCGGCTGGAAGTAG